The nucleotide window CCCAACCTTTAGGTTAGGATTTGAGATAAATCCCTCTGCAATTGCCTTTATGATTTCGGTGAGGGAAGATGAAACACAAAGTGAGATATCATCTGAAAGGACTTTAATTCCTCTGTCCGGGATAATTTCTCTTTCCCTAATCATTATTCTGGAAAAAGTGAAATAGTCTTTATACTCTGTTTGAAGTAACTCGGCTAAGTCTGGCGCAGCAAGAAAAATCTTCTCAAGCAATTGATCATGAATTTCATCGTTGTAATTAAATGGCACTATAGCATTCTTATTTTCAGGCTTGAGTTTGATTTCAATTCTCATTAACAGACCCTCCCTCTTCAAAACATATTTTTGTTTTTGGTGTTAATAAGAATTTCGAATACTGATTGTCTTCTCACTTATTTTTTAAAAACGTAAACCACCACAGGGGCAAACTTTTTAAAGCACCTCTTGCCACCCAATATTGGCAATCTTATAAGGGGCGGCTGGCAGTAGCTGGCCGTCACCGGGAGGTGTTGGAAATGGCAAGGTTGCATGCAAGAAAAAGAGGAAAGTCTGGATCAAAGAAGCCACCGAGGACTGCTCCACCTACATGGGTGGAATATACAGCCGAGGAAGTCGAGAACCTTGTTGTTAAGCTCAGAAAGGAAGGTTATAGTGCCGCTATGATAGGCACTATTTTGAGAGACCAATATGGAATTCCGAGTGTTAGGCTTATCACTGGCAAGAAAATAACCAAGATACTCGAAGAGAACGGTCTTGCTCCTGAGATTCCGGAAGATTTAATGTTCCTCATTAGAAAGGCAGTCAAACTCAGGAAGCACCTCGAGCAGCACCCCAAAGATCTCCATTCAATGAGGGGTCTTCAGCTTACTGAGAGCAAGATCAGAAGGCTTGTGAAGTATTACAGAAAGACAGGAAAGCTACCAGCCAAGTGGAGATACGATCCAGAGCAGGCAAAGCTTCTCGTCCGCTGATTTTCACCTTTTTCCTTATTTAAGGTGGTATAATGGATAAGAGCGCATTTTTAGAGAAGGTTAGGGAAGGTGCCGAACTAATAAAGATGCACATTGAGTTAGGTCATACTATCCGTATTGTCTCACATAGGGATGCTGATGGCATAACTGCCGGTGCAATTTTGGCAAAAGCGCTTGCTAGGGAGGGGGCAGATTTTCATCTCAGCATAGTGAAGCAACTGGGAGAAGACGTACTAAAAGAGCTTGCAGAAGAAAAGCAGAAAATTTATGTTTTCAGCGATCTCGGAAGCGGGTCTATAAAGCTGATTGAGAACTATCTAAAGGATGCTAGTGTTGTTATAGCAGATCACCATCCCCCAGAAGACGGTAAGATTGAGCAGGAAAACCACATACTTGTAAACCCCACACAATTTGGGGCGGATAGCGTTAGAGACCTGAGCGGTTCTGGCGTGGCCTACTTCGTAGCAAAGGCAATAAACGAAAGAAACAAGGATCTGAGCTACTTGGCTCTTGTTGGTGCAGTCGGCGACATGCAGGAAATCGATGGACAGTTTCACGGAATGAATCTTGATATAATAGAAGATGCTAAGGAATTAGACCTGATAGAACTCCGCAAAGAGCTGAGGCTTTTTGGAAGAGAGACCCGGACTTTGGCTCAGATGCTCGCTTATGCATCAAATCCAGAACTTCCGGGTATAACAGGAGACCTCAGAAATGCAATAGAATTCCTGCGCAGTAAGGGCTTTGATCCTGATATGAAATACTGGCAACTCAGAGAAGAGGAAAAAAGAAAGCTCCATGATGCCCTTGTTATTCATTTGATTAAGAACAATGCTTCCAAAGAAGACGTTGACAGACTTATCGGTGACGTCGTGTTGATTAAGCTCTATCCAGAAGGAGACCCAAGGCACGAGGCAAGAGAATTTGCCACCCTCCTAAACGCTACAGGAAGGCTTAACATGGGCACTTTAGGAGTTGCAATATGCTTGGGGGACGAAAAAGCATTCAAAGAAGCATTAAAGCTCGTAGAGGAGTACAAGCGGGAGCAGATAGAGATGAGGAGATACCTCATACAAAACTGGAGCAATGCAATTGAGAAAGAACATGCTTACATATTCTACGCAGGCAAAAACATTAAAGACACGATGGTGGGGATAGCAGCAACAATGGCGATAAACGCTCAGCTTGCAAAGTCTGAAAAGCCGGTGATTGTTTTAGCAGACAGTGAGGAGGACGGGCTTGTAAAAGGTTCCGCCAGAACAACAAAGAAGGGACTTGAAAAGGGCTACGACTTAGGAGAAGCCCTAAGAAAAGCTGCAGAGATTCTTGGAGGAGAAGGAGGAGGGCATGCGATAGCAGCGGGCATAAGGATTCCCAAGGACAAAATAGATGAGTTCACTGAACTAATAGACAAACTCCTTGGAGAGCAGAACTCAAGCGGTGAGACAAATGAAAATTAAGGCCAATGCCGAGATAATCTGGGAGTATGGGGATGAAAGTACGGCCAAGGCTATTGCCGAAGCCGTTGAAATTGACAATCTAAATCTACCAGAAAACTTTAAATTTAGAACTTACTGGGAAGATGGTAGAGTCATAACAAAAGTTAAATACCTTGGTGAGATTGAAAGCTTGATAGTAGCTTTAGATGATTTGGTGTTTTCAATCAAGATCGCTGAAGATGTCATAAAGAAATGAAACTGGAGGTGTTAAGATGGCAAGAGCTAACCCAAGGAAAGTTGCTGCCGCTGCAAGGGATAAGTGGAAGCTTAAGAATTGGTATATAGTCTACGCTCCAGAATTTTTCGGAAGCAAGGAGATCGGTCTAACCCCTGCAGATGACCCCGAAAAGGTGAAGGGAAGAGTTATTGAGACTACCCTAAAGGACTTAACAGGAGACTTCACAAAGGGCCACGTGAAGCTTTACTTCCAGATTTACGACGTTAAGGGTCAAAATGCATACACAAAGTTTAAGGGCCACAAGCTTGCAAGAAGCTACATAAGAAGCCTCGTAAGGAGAAGAACCACA belongs to Thermococcus bergensis and includes:
- a CDS encoding 30S ribosomal protein S15 — translated: MARLHARKRGKSGSKKPPRTAPPTWVEYTAEEVENLVVKLRKEGYSAAMIGTILRDQYGIPSVRLITGKKITKILEENGLAPEIPEDLMFLIRKAVKLRKHLEQHPKDLHSMRGLQLTESKIRRLVKYYRKTGKLPAKWRYDPEQAKLLVR
- a CDS encoding DHHA1 domain-containing protein; translation: MDKSAFLEKVREGAELIKMHIELGHTIRIVSHRDADGITAGAILAKALAREGADFHLSIVKQLGEDVLKELAEEKQKIYVFSDLGSGSIKLIENYLKDASVVIADHHPPEDGKIEQENHILVNPTQFGADSVRDLSGSGVAYFVAKAINERNKDLSYLALVGAVGDMQEIDGQFHGMNLDIIEDAKELDLIELRKELRLFGRETRTLAQMLAYASNPELPGITGDLRNAIEFLRSKGFDPDMKYWQLREEEKRKLHDALVIHLIKNNASKEDVDRLIGDVVLIKLYPEGDPRHEAREFATLLNATGRLNMGTLGVAICLGDEKAFKEALKLVEEYKREQIEMRRYLIQNWSNAIEKEHAYIFYAGKNIKDTMVGIAATMAINAQLAKSEKPVIVLADSEEDGLVKGSARTTKKGLEKGYDLGEALRKAAEILGGEGGGHAIAAGIRIPKDKIDEFTELIDKLLGEQNSSGETNEN
- a CDS encoding 30S ribosomal protein S3ae, encoding MARANPRKVAAAARDKWKLKNWYIVYAPEFFGSKEIGLTPADDPEKVKGRVIETTLKDLTGDFTKGHVKLYFQIYDVKGQNAYTKFKGHKLARSYIRSLVRRRTTRIDGIFNITTKDGYKLRVMGMVIAIRRIQTSQERAIREIMENIIRKKAEELNFTDFVLEAVNGKMAAEIAKEARKIYPLKKAEIRKIKVLAEPEA
- a CDS encoding KEOPS complex subunit Pcc1, whose product is MKIKANAEIIWEYGDESTAKAIAEAVEIDNLNLPENFKFRTYWEDGRVITKVKYLGEIESLIVALDDLVFSIKIAEDVIKK